The Medicago truncatula cultivar Jemalong A17 chromosome 4, MtrunA17r5.0-ANR, whole genome shotgun sequence genome includes a region encoding these proteins:
- the LOC25491479 gene encoding receptor-like protein 6, whose product MSFQISVASAKCLEDQQSLLLQIKNNLTFEADSFNKLEQWNQSIPCCNWSGVTCDNEGQVIGLDLRNEVSGGFDNSSGLFSIQKLTKIRMLYLDGISIPSQGYEWSSLLLPFRDLQELGMSSCGLSGPLDSSLSKLENLSVIILGDNNFSSPVPQTFANFKNLTTLSLVDCGLTGTFPQNIFQIETLSVIDLSFNYNLHGSFPDYSLSESLHSIIVSYTNFSGALPSSIGKLRHLSKLDLSSCQFNGTLPNSLSNLTHLSYLDLSNNSFTGPMPPFGMVKNLIHLDLSDNSLSGEIPLSSNFEGLENLEIIDLSYNSIDGRIPTDLFSLLSIQEIHLSFNHFNTVDEFTIISPSSLNTLDLSSNHLSGPFPTSIFQLGSLKELDLSSNKFNGSLLLDKILELGNLTELNLSYNNISINGNVANVDQSSIPCFFLLELASCNLKFFPSFLKNQNQLSVLDLSNNQIQGIVPNWIWKMQGLEILNISHNFLTDLEGPLPNLTNDWMSLDLHNNKLQGSIPAFLEYVQYLDCSMNKFSVIPQDIGNSLPSLRFLSLSNNNLHGSIPESLCNLSLQVLDISFNNISGTISPCLIRMTSSTLLVLNLRMNNINGPIPDMFPTSCVASTLNFHGNLLQGPIPKSLSHCTSLKVLDIGSNQIVGGFPCFLKHIPTLSVLVLRNNRLHGSIECSLSLAKKPWKRIQILDMAFNNFSGKLPEFFFTTWERMMNNKDDGESDFIYIGDRELTSYSYYQDSMTVSIKGQQIELVKILKIFTAIDLSSNHFEGPLPNVLMDFKALYVLNFSNNALSGEIPSTIGNLKQLESLDLSNNSLVGKIPVQIASLSFLSFLNLSINHLVGKIPTGTQLQSFEASSFEGNDGLYGPPLTETPNDGPDKPHPQPACERFACSIDWNFLSVELGFVFGLGIIVGPLLFWKKWRVSYWKLVDKILCLIFQRMHFEYATDRGQTYRILRW is encoded by the coding sequence ATGAGTTTCCAGATATCTGTTGCCTCGGCTAAATGTCTTGAGGATCAACAATCATTATTGCtccaaattaaaaacaatctcACATTCGAAGCAGACAGTTTTAATAAACTGGAGCAGTGGAATCAAAGCATTCCTTGCTGCAATTGGAGTGGTGTAACCTGTGATAACGAGGGGCAAGTTATAGGCCTTGACCTGAGAAACGAAGTATCCGGTGGATTTGACAATTCCAGTGGTCTTTTCAGTATTCAAAAGTTGACCAAGATTAGGATGTTATATCTAGATGGTATAAGTATACCATCTCAAGGATATGAATGGAGCAGTCTTTTGTTGCCGTTCCGTGACCTACAAGAATTAGGCATGTCAAGCTGTGGTCTTTCAGGACCCCTTGATTCTTCCCTTTCAAAACTAGAGAACCTATCAGTCATTATTCTTGGTGACAATAATTTTTCATCCCCAGTGCCACAAACATTTGCCAATTTTAAAAACCTGACCACCCTCAGTCTTGTAGATTGTGGGTTGACCGGTACATTtccacaaaatatttttcagattGAAACATTGTCTGTTATTGACTTATCATTTAACTACAATCTCCATGGTTCATTCCCAGACTACTCACTAAGTGAATCTCTTCATAGCATTATAGTGAGTTACACAAACTTCTCTGGAGCATTACCTAGCTCTATTGGCAAATTGAGGCACTTATCTAAATTGGATCTTTCCAGTTGTCAATTTAATGGAACACTTCCAAATTCATTGTCAAACCTCACACACCTCAGTTACTTGGATTTGTCAAACAATAGTTTCACAGGTCCAATGCCACCATTTGGCATGGTCAAAAACCTTATCCACCTAGACCTTTCAGATAATAGTTTAAGTGGCGAAATTCCATTATCTTCTAACTTTGAAGGACTGGAGAATCTTGAAATCATTGACTTAAGTTATAATTCTATCGATGGCAGAATTCCTACAGACCTTTTTTCGCTGCTGTCGATACAAGAGATTCATCTTTCATTCAACCACTTCAATACAGTAGATGAATTTACAATCATCTCTCCCTCCTCATTAAACACTCTTGATTTAAGCAGCAATCATCTATCTGGTCCTTTTCCAACATCTATCTTTCAGCTTGGTTCACTTAAAGAACTCGACCTTTCTTCTAACAAGTTCAACGGATCCCTATTGCTAGATAAAATTTTGGAGCTTGGAAACTTAACTGAACTAAACCTTTCATACAACAACATATCAATTAATGGGAATGTTGCTAATGTTGATCAATCTTCTATTCCTTGCTTTTTTCTACTAGAACTGGCATCTTGCAACTTGAAATTTTTCCCTAGTTTCTtgaaaaaccaaaatcaattgaGCGTGCTTGACCTTTCAAATAACCAGATTCAAGGAATAGTACCAAATTGGATTTGGAAAATGCAAGGGCTTGAAATCCTTAATATTTCTCACAATTTTCTCACTGATTTGGAAGGACCTTTGCCAAATCTTACTAATGACTGGATGTCTCTTGACCTTCATAATAACAAATTGCAAGGATCAATACCTGCTTTTCTTGAATATGTTCAATATTTGGATTGCTCAATGAACAAATTTTCTGTTATCCCACAAGATATTGGTAATTCCCTCCCTTCCTTAAGATTTCTCTCTTTATCCAACAATAATTTACATGGAAGCATTCCTGAATCCTTATGCAATCTCTCACTTCAAGTGCTTGATATTTCATTCAACAACATCTCTGGAACAATTTCTCCATGTTTAATTAGAATGACTAGTAGTACCCTTCTTGTATTAAATTTGAGGATGAACAATATCAATGGCCCTATACCAGATATGTTTCCAACTTCTTGTGTTGCAAGTACTTTGAACTTCCATGGAAATCTCTTACAAGGGCCAATACCTAAGTCTCTCTCACACTGCACATCATTAAAGGTATTGGACATTGGATCAAATCAAATTGTTGGTGGTTTTCCATGCTTTTTGAAACACATACCAACACTTAGTGTCTTGGTTTTGCGGAACAATAGATTGCATGGTTCCATAGAATGTTCACTCTCACTGGCAAAAAAGCCTTGGAAAAGGATTCAAATTTTGGACATGGCTTTCAACAATTTCAGTGGAAAACTacctgaattttttttcacaacATGGGAAAGAATGATGAATAATAAAGATGATGGTGAATCAGACTTTATCTACATAGGGGACCGGGAACTCACATCGTACTCATATTATCAGGATAGTATGACAGTTTCCATTAAAGGTCAACAGATAGAGTtggttaaaattttaaaaatcttcaCAGCCATTGATTTATCATCCAATCATTTTGAAGGACCACTACCAAATGTGCTGATGGACTTCAAAGCACTTTATGTTCTCAACTTTTCAAACAATGCTCTCTCTGGTGAAATTCCATCAACTATCGGGAACCTGAAACAGTTGGAGTCCTTGGACCTCTCAAATAACTCTCTGGTTGGTAAGATTCCTGTGCAGATTGCAAGCCTGTCATTCCTTTCTTTCTTGAACCTTTCCATCAATCATTTGGTGGGGAAGATCCCAACAGGTACCcaacttcaatcatttgaaGCATCTTCCTTTGAAGGAAATGATGGGCTATATGGACCTCCATTAACTGAAACACCAAATGATGGGCCAGATAAGCCGCACCCACAACCAGCATGTGAGAGATTCGCTTGTTCAATTGACTGGAATTTTTTAAGTGTGGAATTGGGATTTGTTTTTGGGCTCGGAATCATCGTTGGTCCCCTCTTGTTTTGGAAGAAATGGAGAGTAAGTTATTGGAAACTCGTAGACAAAATTCTCTGTTTGATTTTCCAGAGGATGCATTTTGAATATGCAACTGATAGAGGACAGACATACAGAATTTTAAGGTGGTGA
- the LOC25491478 gene encoding receptor-like protein 6, with protein MRIILVSFLLCYYFIYITHASTKCLEDQQSLLHQLKNNLTFNPEYSTKLILWNQSTACCNWRGVTCDIEGHVIGLDLSDEDIHGGFNDSSSLFSLQHLQKLNLADNYFNSSIPSGFNKLEKLTYLNLSYASFVGQIPVEISQLKRLVTLDLSSLSYLTGQGLKLENPNLQNLVRNFTSIRQLYLDGVIITAKGHEWSNALLPLRGLEELTMSNCNLTGPLDSSLSRLKNLSIIILDGNNFSSPVPETFSNFRNLTTLSLAACRLTDTFPHKIFQIGTLSFIDLTLNKNLHSSFPEFPLSVSIHTFRAGNTIFSGAIPHTISNMRNLSELDLSNSTLNGPLPNSLSILTELRYIDLSFNSFTGPMPSFCKAKSLIHLDLSHNQLSGTIPSSSHSEKLHHLVSIDLSYNFIIGSIPSSLFTLALLQKIQLSCNRFSKFDEFINVSSSVINTLDLSRNNLAGSVPTSIFLLRSLSVLDLSSNRLNGSLHLDKLLELRNLTALNLSYNNISINVSDANVDHTFFPKFTRLELATCNLKTFPNFLMNQSMLFHLDLSANQIHGVVPNWIWTLSLEQLNISHNFLTELEGPLENLASSYLYVVDLHNNQLQGPIPFFSKHAAYLDYSRNKFSSTIPQDIGNYLSSTYFLSLSQNNLQGSIPDSLCDALQLLVLDISYNNISGTISPCLMTMTNTLEALNLRKNNLTGLIPDMFPTSCGISTLNFHGNLLHGPIPKSLFHCSLIKVLDIGSNQIFGGFPCFLKNIPTLSVLVLRNNILHGSIECSHSLENKPWKMIQIVDIAFNNFNGKLPEKYFTSWERMKREENDNVSDFVHTGDSLLSYYQDSATVSNKGRQMELVKILTIFTTIDFSSNHFEGPIPDVLMDFKAIHVLNFSNNALSGEIPSTIGNLKQLESLDLSNNSLVGEIPVQLASMSFLSYLNLSFNHLVGMIPTGTQLQSFEASSFEGNDGLYGPPLTVRLDGKRHDLHPQPACGRLTCSIDWNFISVELGFVFGFGIVICPIMFWKQWRVNYLKLVDKILCWIFSRMYLEYVTDRGQTYTVLRL; from the coding sequence ATGAGAATTATATTAGTTTCATTCCTTCTCTGCTACTACTTCATATATATCACTCATGCCTCTACCAAATGTCTTGAGGATCAACAATCATTGTtgcatcaattaaaaaacaatctcACATTCAATCCTGAATATTCCACCAAACTAATATTGTGGAATCAAAGCACTGCTTGCTGCAATTGGAGGGGTGTTACATGTGACATTGAGGGACATGTTATTGGCCTTGACCTTAGTGACGAAGATATCCATGGTGGATTTAACGATTCAAGCAGTCTTTTCAGTTTGCAACACCTCCAGAAACTGAATTTGGCTGATAACTATTTCAATTCTTCCATTCCATCAGGATTCAACAAGTTGGAGAAGTTGACATATCTGAATTTGTCATATGCTAGCTTTGTGGGGCAAATTCCTGTAGAGATTTCTCAGCTCAAAAGGTTGGTTACTCTTGATCTCTCTTCTCTTAGTTATTTAACAGGACAAGGGCTGAAACTTGAAAACCCAAATCTACAAAACCTTGTCCGAAATTTTACCAGTATTAGGCAGTTGTATCTGGATGGTGTAATTATAACAGCAAAAGGGCATGAATGGAGCAATGCTTTGTTGCCGTTGCGTGGTCTAGAAGAACTGACCATGTCTAACTGCAATTTAACAGGACCCCTTGATTCATCTCTGTCAAGACTAAAGAATTTATCGATCATTATTCTTGATGGAAACAATTTTTCTTCCCCGGTGCCTGAAACATTTTCCAATTTCAGAAATTTGACAACCCTTAGTCTTGCAGCTTGTAGATTGACTGATACATTTCCACATAAGATCTTCCAAATTGGAACATTGTCATTTATTGACTTAACATTAAACAAAAATCTCCATAGTTCATTTCCAGAATTTCCATTGAGTGTATCTATCCATACCTTTAGGGCAGGTAACACAATCTTCTCGGGAGCAATTCCACACACAATTAGTAACATGAGGAACTTATCTGAATTGGATCTTTCTAATAGTACACTTAATGGACCACTTCCCAATTCACTCTCAATCCTTACAGAACTTAGATACATAGATTTGTCATTTAACAGCTTCACAGGTCCAATGCCATCATTTTGCAAGGCCAAAAGTCTTATCCACCTAGACCtttctcataatcaattaagTGGTACAATTCCATCATCTTCTCACTCTGAAAAACTACACCATCTTGTCAGCATTGACTTGagttataattttataatagggAGTATTCCGTCATCCCTTTTTACACTCGCGTTACTGCAAAAGATTCAGCTTTCATGCAACCGGTTTAGTAAATTTGACGAATTCATAAATGTGTCTTCCTCTGTAATTAACACCCTTGATTTAAGTAGAAATAATCTAGCAGGGTCTGTTCCAACATCTATCTTCCTGCTTCGTTCACTTTCTGTCCTCGATCTTTCCTCTAACAGGTTGAATGGGTCACTGCATCTAGATAAACTTTTGGAGCTTAGAAATTTAACTGCACTAAACCtttcatataacaacatatcaATCAATGTAAGTGATGCAAATGTTGATCATACTTTCTTTCCCAAATTTACACGTCTAGAATTGGCAACCTGCAACTTGAAAACTTTCCCTAATTTCTTGATGAACCAATCCATGTTATTCCATCTAGACCTTTCAGCTAACCAAATTCACGGAGTAGTGCCCAATTGGATTTGGACACTAAGTCTTGAACAGCTGAATATTTCTCACAATTTTCTCACTGAATTGGAAGGACCTCTAGAAAATCTAGCTTCCTCATATTTATACGTAGTTGATCTTCATAACAACCAACTACAAGGGCCAATAccttttttttctaaacatgcTGCATATTTAGATTACTCAAGGAATAAATTTAGCTCTACTATCCCACAAGATATTGGTAATTATTTGTCTTccacttattttctctctctttcacaaaataaTTTACAGGGAAGCATCCCCGATTCCCTTTGTGATGCTTTGCAACTTCTAGTGCTTGATATTTCCTACAACAACATTTCTGGAACAATTTCTCCATGTTTAATGACAATGACTAATACCCTCGAGGCATTAAATTTGAGAAAGAACAATCTCACTGGCCTCATACCAGATATGTTTCCAACTTCTTGTGGTATAAGCACTTTGAACTTCCATGGAAATCTCTTACATGGGCCAATTCCAAAGTCTCTTTTCCATTGCTCTTTAATAAAAGTATTGGACATtggatcaaatcaaatttttggTGGCTTTCCATGCTTTTTGAAAAACATACCAACACTTAGTGTTTTGGTTTTGCGGAACAACATATTGCATGGTTCAATAGAATGTTCACATTCACTCGAAAATAAGCCTTGGAAAATGATTCAAATTGTTGATATTGCTTTCAACAATTTCAATGGGAAGCTACCTGAAAAATATTTCACATCATGGGAAAGAATGAAGCGTGAAGAAAATGATAATGTATCAGACTTTGTCCACACAGGGGATTCATTATTATCATATTACCAGGATAGTGCGACAGTTTCCAATAAAGGTCGACAAATGGAGTTGGTTAAAATTCTAACAATATTTACAACCATTGACTTCTCATCCAATCATTTTGAAGGACCAATACCAGATGTGCTAATGGACTTCAAAGCAATCCATGTTCTCAACTTTTCAAACAATGCTCTCTCTGGTGAAATCCCATCAACTATTGGGAACCTGAAACAGTTGGAGTCCTTGGACCTCTCAAATAACTCATTGGTTGGTGAAATTCCAGTGCAACTTGCAAGCATGTCATTCCTTTCTTATTTGAACCTCTCCTTCAATCATTTAGTTGGGATGATCCCAACAGGTACCCAACTTCAGTCATTTGAAGCATCTTCATTTGAAGGTAATGATGGACTATATGGTCCTCCATTGACGGTAAGACTAGATGGTAAAAGGCATGACTTGCATCCACAACCAGCATGTGGAAGGCTTACTTGTTCAATTGACTGGAATTTTATAAGTGTAGAACTGGGATTTGTGTTTGGATTCGGAATAGTCATTTGTCCCATAATGTTTTGGAAGCAATGGAGGGTAAATTATTTGAAACTTGTGGACAAAATTCTTTGCTGGATCTTTTCAAGGATGTATCTTGAATATGTTACTGATAGAGGACAAACATACACAGTTTTAAGGTTGTGA
- the LOC25491480 gene encoding receptor-like protein 7 yields MRITLVSLFSFLLCYYCIYLTFQITVASAKCLEDQQSLLLQLKNNLTYNPETSTKLKLWNKSTACCYWNGVSCDSKGHVIGLDFIAEDISDGFDNSSSLFSLHHLQKLNLADNNFNSVIPSGFNKLVMLNYLNLSYANFVGHISIEISQLTRLVTLDLSSQSNYVCIKKGLKFENTNLQKFVQNLTSLRKLYLDGVSLKAQGQEWSDALFPLRNLQVLSMSYCDLSGPLSSSLTRLKNLSVIILDGNYFSSLVPETFSNFKKLTTLSLSSCGLTGTFPQNIFQIGTLSFIDLSFNYNLHGSFPEFPLSGSLHTLRVSNTSFSGAFPYSIGNMRHLSELDLLNCKFNGTLPNSLSNLTELRCIDLSSNNFAGPMPSFGMSKYLIHLDLSHNRLSGEIPKSSHFEGLHSLVSIDLRDNSINGSIPSSLFALPSLLEIQLSSNRFSKFDEFKNMSSSVINTLDLSSNNLSGPFPTSIFQFRSLYVLDLSINRLNGWVQLDELLELSSLTALDLSYNNISINVNVENADHTSFSNISTLKLASCNLKTFPSFLRNKSRLSILDLSHNQIQGIVPNWIWRIQNLQSLNVSHNMLTDLEGPLQNLTSNLIALDIHNNQLEGPIPVFPEFASYLDYSMNKFDSVIPQDIGNYLSFTTFLSFSNNTLHGTIPQSLCNASNLQVLDISINSISGTIPSCLMSMTQTLVVLNLKMNNLTGTIPDAFPPYCVLRTLDLQKNNLDGQIPKSLVKCSALEVLNLANNIIIGTFPCLLKNISTIRVIVLRSNKFNGHIGCPNTSGTWQMLQIVDLAFNNFSGKLPGKFFTTWEAMRSDENQADLKVKRVQFEVLQFGQIYYHDSVTVTSKGQQMDLVKILTVFTSIDFSSNHFEGPIPYSIGNFKALYILNISNNRLSGKIPSSIGNLKQLESLDLSNNTLTGEIPVQLESLSFLSYLNLSFNHLVGKIPTGTQLQSFQSSSFEGNDGLYGPPLTEKPDGKRNDELLSCSTDWKFLSVELGFVFGLGIVIGPLMFWKQWRIRYWKLVDKILCWIFSRIHLEYVTHRGQTYIVLRWH; encoded by the coding sequence ATGAGAATCACATTAGTTTCATTGTTTTCCTTCCTTCTATGCTACTACTGCATATATCTCACTTTCCAAATCACTGTTGCCTCAGCCAAATGTCTTGAGGATCAACAATCGTTGTTGCTCCAACTAAAAAATAATCTCACATACAACCCTGAAACTTCCACCAAACTAAAATTATGGAATAAGAGCACTGCTTGCTGCTATTGGAATGGTGTAAGTTGTGACAGCAAAGGACACGTGATTGGCCTTGACTTTATTGCAGAAGACATCTCTGATGGTTTTGATAATTCAAGTAGTCTTTTTAGTCTCCATCATCTTCAAAAATTGAACTTGGCTGATAACAATTTCAATTCTGTTATTCCATCAGGATTTAACAAATTGGTGATGTTGAATTATCTGAATTTATCATATGCTAACTTTGTGGGGCATATTTCTATAGAGATTTCTCAGCTTACAAGGTTGGTTACTCTTGATCTCTCTTCTCAAAGTAACTATGTATGTATAAAGAAAGGGCTGAAATTTGAGAACACAAATCTACAGAAATTTGTCCAAAATCTGACCAGTCTTAGGAAGCTGTATCTAGATGGTGTAAGTTTAAAAGCTCAGGGACAAGAATGGAGTGATGCTTTGTTTCCGCTGCGTAACCTCCAAGTATTGAGTATGTCTTATTGTGATCTATCAGGACCCCTTTCTTCTTCCCTAACAAGACTAAAGAACCTATCAGTCATTATTCTTGATGGGAACTATTTCTCATCCCTAGTGCCAGAAACATTTtccaattttaaaaaactaaccACCCTCAGTCTTTCATCTTGTGGATTGACAGGTACATTTCCACAAAATATCTTTCAAATTGGAACATTGTCATTTATTGATTTATCATTCAACTACAATCTCCATGGTTCATTTCCGGAATTTCCGCTGAGTGGATCTCTCCATACCTTAAGGGTAAGTAACACAAGCTTTTCTGGAGCATTTCCATATTCTATTGGTAACATGAGGCATTTATCTGAATTGGATCttttaaattgtaaatttaATGGAACACTTCCCAATTCACTGTCAAACCTTACAGAGCTTAGATGCATTGATTTGTCATCTAATAACTTTGCTGGTCCAATGCCATCATTTGGCATGTCCAAATATCTTATCCACCTAGACCTTTCTCATAATCGTTTAAGTGGTGAAATTCCAAAATCTTCTCACTTTGAAGGACTACACAGTCTTGTCAGCATTGACTTGCGTGATAATTCTATCAATGGGAGCATTCCTTCATCTCTTTTTGCACTCCCCTCACTGCTGGAGATTCAGCTTTCATCCAACCGGTTTAGTAAATTTGACGAATTCAAAAACATGTCTTCCTCTGTAATTAACACCCTTGATTTAAGTAGCAATAATCTATCAGGGCCTTTTCCAACATCTATCTTCCAGTTCAGATCACTTTATGTCCTCGATCTTTCCATTAACAGGTTGAATGGTTGGGTGCAGCTAGATGAGCTTTTGGAGCTAAGTAGTTTAACTGCCCTAGACCTTTCATACAACAACATATCAATCAATGTGAATGTTGAAAATGCTGATCATACTTCGTTTTCCAATATTAGTACTTTAAAGTTGGCATCCTGCAACCTGAAAACTTTCCCTAGTTTCTTGAGAAACAAATCCAGATTGAGCATTCTAGACCTCTCACATAATCAGATTCAAGGAATAGTTCCCAACTGGATTTGGAGGATTCAAAATCTTCAAAGCCTTAATGTTTCTCATAATATGCTCACTGATTTGGAAGGCCCTCTGCAAAACCTCACTTCCAACTTAATAGCCCTTGACATTCATAACAACCAATTGGAAGGTCCAATTCCTGTTTTTCCTGAATTTGCTTCTTATTTGGATTACTCAATGAACAAATTTGATTCTGTTATCCCACAAGATATCGGTAACTACCTGTCTTTCacaacttttctctctttttcaaaTAATACTTTACATGGAACTATCCCTCAATCCCTCTGCAATGCTTCAAATCTTCAAGTGCTTGATATTTCCATTAATAGCATTTCTGGAACAATTCCCTCATGTCTAATGTCAATGACTCAAACCCTTGTGGTATTAAATCTGAAGATGAACAATCTCACTGGTACTATCCCAGATGCGTTTCCACCTTATTGTGTTCTAAGAACTCTTGATCTCCAAAAGAATAACTTAGATGGACAGATTCCAAAATCTCTTGTGAAATGCTCAGCACTAGAAGTACTAAACCTtgcaaacaacatcatcattgGCACATTTCCATGCCTGTTGAAGAACATATCCACAATCCGTGTCATAGTCTTGCGCAGCAACAAATTCAATGGTCATATCGGATGTCCAAACACCAGTGGCACATGGCAGATGCTTCAGATAGTTGATCTAGCCTTTAACAACTTCAGTGGTAAACTACCAGGAAAATTCTTCACAACGTGGGAGGCAATGAGGTCTGATGAAAACCAAGCTGATTTGAAGGTAAAACGCGTCCAATTTGAGGTTCTCCAATTTGGTCAGATTTATTATCATGATTCAGTGACAGTAACAAGCAAAGGTCAACAGATGGATTTAGTTAAAATTCTAACAGTCTTCACTTCCATCGACTTCTCATCGAATCATTTTGAAGGACCTATACCATATTCAATAGGGAACTTCAAAGCACTTTACATTCTCAACATTTCAAACAACCGTCTCTCAGGTAAAATCCCATCTTCCATAGGGAACTTGAAACAATTGGAGTCCTTAGACCTCTCAAATAACACTTTGACTGGTGAAATTCCTGTGCAGCTAGAAAGCTTGTCCTTCCTTTCATATTTGAACCTTTCCTTCAATCATTTGGTGGGGAAGATCCCAACAGGTACTCAACTTCAGTCATTTCAGTCTTCTTCTTTTGAAGGAAATGATGGGCTATATGGACCTCCATTGACTGAAAAACCAGATGGTAAAAGGAATGATGAGTTGCTATCTTGTTCAACAGACTGGAAATTTTTAAGTGTAGAATTGGGGTTTGTTTTTGGTCTCGGAATTGTCATTGGTCCTCTAATGTTTTGGAAGCAATGGAGGATAAGATATTGGAAACTAGTGGATAAAATTCTTTGCTGGATCTTTTCAAGGATTCATCTTGAATATGTAACCCATAGAGGACAGACATACATAGTTTTAAGGTGGCATTAG